The following are from one region of the Streptomyces rubrogriseus genome:
- a CDS encoding Gfo/Idh/MocA family protein, giving the protein MTFSIGIVGAGQFSGQFARLFRAHPGVRDVYVTDLLPERAERLATDEGLAGTFPDYEAMLESRAVDAVAIFTQRWTHGPLVLQGLGAGKHVYSAVPMAISAQEIADIIDAVGATGLTYMMGETSQYHPATVHARNKIAEGAFGRLFYAEGDYVHDMDLGFYDAYRYSGGADWKATASYPPLLYPTHSVGGVLGAWRTHAVSVSAIGVVDERGDGVFDRSVSRFDNDVSNATALFEVAGGGSFRTNEFRRVGYPSHIRESRFRFFGTEASMEQLATVALWQDKAGVADIGELLEPKPTTSPDDPSLRHIAPELRAAFTSGSAPVHDRARLPRAYDRMHNGHEGSHHFLADDFVTAVNSRTLPPVNAWVAARYTLPGIVAHDSARQGGVRLEIPDFGDAPGR; this is encoded by the coding sequence ATGACGTTCTCCATCGGCATCGTCGGTGCCGGCCAGTTCTCCGGGCAGTTCGCCAGGCTGTTCCGGGCGCACCCGGGCGTACGTGACGTGTACGTCACCGACCTGCTGCCGGAGCGGGCCGAGCGGCTCGCCACCGACGAAGGCCTGGCCGGCACCTTCCCGGACTACGAGGCGATGCTGGAGTCCCGGGCGGTCGACGCCGTCGCGATCTTCACCCAGCGCTGGACGCACGGCCCGCTCGTGCTCCAGGGGCTGGGTGCGGGCAAACACGTGTACTCGGCGGTCCCCATGGCGATCAGCGCGCAGGAGATCGCGGACATCATCGACGCGGTCGGCGCGACCGGCCTGACGTACATGATGGGTGAGACCAGCCAGTACCACCCGGCGACCGTGCACGCCCGCAACAAGATCGCCGAGGGCGCCTTCGGCAGGCTCTTCTACGCCGAGGGTGACTACGTCCACGACATGGACCTCGGGTTCTACGACGCGTACCGGTACAGCGGCGGCGCGGACTGGAAGGCCACCGCGAGCTATCCGCCGCTGCTGTACCCCACGCACTCGGTGGGCGGGGTGCTGGGCGCCTGGCGGACGCACGCGGTCAGCGTCTCGGCGATCGGCGTGGTCGACGAGCGCGGAGACGGGGTCTTCGACCGGTCGGTCAGCCGGTTCGACAACGACGTGTCCAACGCGACCGCGCTGTTCGAGGTGGCCGGCGGCGGGTCGTTCCGCACGAACGAGTTCCGCCGGGTCGGCTATCCCTCGCACATCAGGGAGTCGCGCTTCCGGTTCTTCGGCACGGAGGCGAGCATGGAGCAGCTGGCCACGGTGGCGTTGTGGCAGGACAAGGCCGGAGTGGCGGACATCGGCGAACTGCTGGAGCCCAAGCCCACCACGTCCCCCGACGACCCGTCGCTCCGGCACATCGCGCCGGAGCTGCGGGCCGCCTTCACCTCGGGTTCGGCGCCGGTGCACGACCGGGCGCGGCTGCCGCGGGCCTACGACCGGATGCACAACGGGCACGAGGGCAGCCACCACTTCCTGGCGGACGACTTCGTGACCGCGGTCAACTCCCGGACGCTGCCGCCCGTGAACGCCTGGGTGGCCGCCCGTTACACCCTGCCGGGCATCGTCGCGCACGACTCCGCACGGCAGGGTGGGGTCCGGCTGGAGATCCCGGACTTCGGGGACGCCCCCGGGCGGTGA